A window of the Plasmodium vivax chromosome 12, whole genome shotgun sequence genome harbors these coding sequences:
- a CDS encoding hypothetical protein, conserved (encoded by transcript PVX_118650A): protein MNYLIPVLWCIILSCFARGQESATNFYKFVDSSASSTYISEESGSSLYDAKRAIQNNPSYWCSSGNHSKDEEINWTGYLNTKGFIKGVKISWEYSPELVSISVSSDGENYKNVIPYRRISGNEASFDEIYFFKKLEEVVSVKIGLKNAIHKYFGIREVKIIGGGNPYFLLLSGITSDNEMCLQVEEGLVNNDNTSVILDSCINALASGDGRELWKTNSNNQIISAFSDPPKCLSVINLDDLEKNKIVLYDCLRALEDGDGKSNWIFESNSQIRLQRSGEPLCISQKNIYGNVPGIHDILLNMDVTVDANSTLDDDHNADNTVDGNLNSYWASATFADNYEHLVYLILDLNKYVEISRVKVSWEYPPLHYSISASVDNQEYKVIAENLANPSFVTMDSLKNVETRYIKIVMMKPHPKHGEMGDQFLYGIRSIEVQANNLESIISYCRDAANSDDARDKYFVEYITEFDQDLTNKLINLEDDVSKNVNSISDNLSKLEELLPNIETCVEEKKEYDEELKESKEKANELNDKLSSLVSVNSIHDNDLLRLGMLPGDSSSYPASDCSVIKNVQEIPQSGFYWIKPKCAPEPLRVYCDMVSSTSLYVWNGNPPKHSDHLISSIINSVDDIRQHCAEIGLEPLILRSKSQLNSLILSLKKMGYTLNGKNNIPLAYDYSCDHGSCSGKFHDLVNGNIDLTTLIYLKASESPDSTKVRQTAGISYDDGSFKFFNLETSDISAIVCSTNSTENDSALQYLNINCETTALEDYFNSIVNTNVVVLCPLGCASENFKNKAVYGSRGIYADSSSICRAAIHAGVVDNKGGLVNVTIESGMDRYEGSVSNNVESISLNKDPAGGLLDIITKDREEDIKEESSIFHHRTIRIGNLSADCPMDLFQYKQTSFLQKGDTTKGMRKELPFSEDENRDSIIFHELITDLLSNVDAIHGVDPSVISIVQDETVRVIEKLKKQLRPADLLSKKQIDDAINLYNITENLALYLYDLSGKYMYDLERLKERLEELKKEQKVALNFGTFKLNYETMNFSSHFETFDSKLTKNVSSKWGYADTDIAGHTNSVGQTSSISNREIGEGYYAKLKGLNFYDFEINVSMLSMGSGCSGIVFRAKDDFNFYLFDVCDREGMKRLSMVENGNVVILKENLAEVNTNNKWNKYKIVTSHANIDIYEVDENSNETNILRSLDERFLSGTVGLYSQIHGQGSFFDNLEVIARPCSELSTGGASKKQREVSSCPYYKENYLGETLPYSFINDVDYEWTFARGGDQDGPEDGQKVDHEDDRHLIGNYREHLLCSKNVKVSAAPGEETYNTIALLKQRKCSDGYFTLDVNFSNDESNESDNDEFVKILFNFVNEQNYNALEMTNDGVRIVTHRNGKSVTLSELTDRERIKKVLAPNEWINIKIHFHKLKVTAVISNNEEELQLDTDIADVDMIRSGQVGFWVQNFSEVKFASIVLSGAMSNNDGHFIQTQSKAWGTCEDSVHVLNRRSSCQTDIYPNETKEKHINCIKNFCEECCLHHTQMLDSNEKKQCEKHCKRNDHLAAKMQTLFEKFLNKCVSLEENKDYEQCAENDAECRNKVCVLCCKRNDPGSSKALKGLSLQKSKDIQQKEVIECQFQCNRAHA from the coding sequence ATGAATTATTTAATCCCCGTGCTTTGGTGCATCATCTTGAGCTGCTTTGCAAGAGGACAAGAATCCGCGACAAATTTTTACAAGTTTGTAGACTCCTCCGCGTCGTCGACATACATTTCAGAGGAATCTGGGAGTTCGCTTTATGATGCGAAAAGGGCCATACAGAACAACCCCAGTTACTGGTGCAGTTCCGGGAATCACTCAAAGGATGAAGAAATCAACTGGACTGGTTATTTAAATACAAAGGGGTTCATAAAAGGAGTGAAAATATCATGGGAATACAGCCCCGAATTAGTAAGCATATCTGTGTCTAGTGATggggaaaattataaaaatgttattccTTATAGGAGGATTTCTGGAAATGAAGCCTCTTTtgatgaaatttatttttttaaaaaattagaagaaGTGGTATCAGTAAAAATTGGATTAAAAAATGCTATTCACAAATATTTCGGAATAAGGGAAGTGAAGATCATAGGAGGAGGAAATCCATACTTTCTGCTACTATCAGGAATTACAAGTGATAATGAAATGTGCTTACAAGTGGAAGAAGGGTTAGTAAATAATGACAATACGTCCGTTATACTAGATTCATGTATAAATGCCTTAGCAAGCGGGGACGGCAGAGAATTGTGGAAGACAAATTCTAACAACCAAATAATTAGTGCCTTTAGTGACCCCCCCAAATGTTTATCTGTTATCAATTTGGATGATttagaaaagaataaaattgttttatacGACTGTTTAAGAGCTTTGGAAGATGGAGATGGAAAGTCTAATTGGATATTCGAATCTAATTCACAAATTCGATTGCAAAGAAGTGGTGAGCCGCTGTGCATTTCtcagaaaaatatatacggAAATGTGCCTGGAATTCATGATATTCTCCTCAACATGGATGTCACGGTTGATGCTAATTCGACTCTGGATGATGATCATAATGCGGACAACACGGTAGATGGGAACTTGAATAGCTACTGGGCTTCGGCCACCTTTGCAGATAATTACGAGCACTTGGTTTATCTCATCTTAGATTTAAACAAGTACGTAGAAATATCCAGGGTAAAAGTCTCTTGGGAAtacccccctttgcattATAGCATAAGTGCCAGTGTAGACAACCAGGAATATAAAGTCATTGCTGAAAATTTAGCGAACCCTAGCTTTGTAACAATGGATAGtttgaaaaatgtagaaacgAGGTATATCAAGATAGTAATGATGAAGCCTCATCCGAAGCATGGAGAAATGGGGgatcaatttttatatggAATTAGGTCCATAGAAGTTCAGGCGAACAATTTAGAATCTATTATAAGCTATTGCAGAGATGCCGCCAATTCAGATGACGCTAGAGATAAATACTTTGTTGAATATATAACCGAGTTTGACCAAGACTTAACTAACAAACTGATTAACCTCGAAGATGATGTGtcgaaaaatgtaaactCTATTAGTGATAATTTATCAAAACTGGAAGAACTGCTACCCAATATTGAAACATGCgtagaggaaaagaaagagtATGATGAAGAATTGAAAGAGTCcaaggaaaaggcaaatgAATTGAATGACAAGTTGTCCTCCCTAGTGTCAGTAAATTCAATTCATGATAACGATTTGCTACGATTAGGTATGCTTCCTGGTGATTCGTCTTCCTACCCAGCTAGTGATTGTtctgtaattaaaaatgttcaagAGATTCCCCAGTCAGGATTTTACTGGATAAAGCCAAAGTGTGCCCCTGAGCCGTTGAGAGTATATTGCGACATGGTGTCTAGTACATCCCTCTACGTATGGAATGGTAATCCTCCTAAACATAGCGATCATTTAATTAGCAGTATTATAAATTCGGTGGATGATATAAGGCAACACTGTGCTGAAATAGGGTTAGAGCCCCTAATTCTAAGGTCGAAAAGCCAATTAAATAGCTTAATTTTGTCGTTAAAGAAAATGGGATACACTCTGAATGGGAAAAACAACATTCCTCTTGCTTATGACTATTCTTGTGATCACGGTAGTTGCAGTGGAAAGTTTCACGACTTGGTAAACGGCAACATAGATTTAACGACgctaatttatttaaaagcATCTGAATCTCCGGACAGCACAAAAGTGAGACAAACTGCTGGAATATCCTACGATGATGGgtctttcaaattttttaacctaGAAACATCTGATATATCTGCCATAGTTTGCTCTACTAATTCGACAGAGAACGATTCTGCGTTACAATATTTGAACATAAACTGTGAGACGACGGCACTTGAGGATTATTTCAACTCAATCGTGAATACGAATGTGGTTGTTCTTTGTCCTTTGGGGTGTGCcagtgaaaattttaaaaacaaagcgGTGTATGGAAGTAGAGGAATATATGCAGATAGCAGCTCTATTTGCAGAGCCGCGATACACGCTGGGGTGGTGGACAATAAGGGAGGCCTAGTCAATGTTACCATCGAATCTGGAATGGATCGCTACGAAGGTTCGGTTAGTAATAATGTAGAATCTATTTCTTTAAATAAAGACCCAGCAGGGGGGCTGCTAGATATAATCACTAAAGATAGGGAAGAAGATATTAAGGAAGAGAGCAGCATTTTTCATCACAGGACGATACGAATTGGCAATTTATCTGCGGACTGTCCTATGGATTTGTTTCAGTATAAGCAGACGTCCtttcttcaaaagggagaCACAACGAAGGGGATGAGAAAGGAGTTGCCCTTCAGTGAAGACGAAAATAGAGATAGTATCATTTTTCACGAGTTAATCACCGATCTGTTAAGCAACGTTGATGCAATTCATGGAGTTGACCCTTCGGTAATTTCCATCGTCCAAGATGAGACAGTCAGGGTGATAGAAAAGTTGAAGAAGCAACTGAGACCAGCTGATTTGTTATCCAAGAAACAAATTGACGATGCTATCAATTTGTATAATATCACCGAAAATTTAGCATTATACCTGTACGATTTGTCGGGAAAATACATGTACGATTTGGAAAGGTTGAAGGAACGTTTGGAGGAATTAAAGAAAGAACAGAAAGTTGCTCTCAACTTTGGTACCTTCAAATTGAACTATGAGACTATGAATTTTTCTTCGCACTTTGAAACGTTTGattcaaaattaacaaaaaatgtgtCCAGCAAATGGGGGTATGCAGATACAGATATAGCAGGACATACAAATAGTGTTGGCCAAACGAGCAGCATCTCAAACAGAGAAATAGGGGAAGGATATTATGCCAAATTGAAAGgattaaatttttacgaCTTTGAAATAAACGTCAGTATGTTGAGCATGGGAAGTGGATGCTCAGGTATTGTCTTTAGAGCCAAGGacgattttaatttttacctaTTTGATGTGTGTGATAGGGAAGGAATGAAAAGATTGTCTATGGTAGAAAATGGGAACGTGGtaattttgaaagaaaatttaGCAGAAgttaatacaaataataaGTGGAATAAGTACAAAATTGTGACCAGTCATGCGAATATTGATATTTACGAGGTTGATGAGAATTCAAATGAGACTAACATTTTGAGGTCTCTAGATGAAAGGTTCCTCTCTGGCACTGTCGGTTTGTATTCGCAAATTCATGGGCAGGGTTCCTTCTTCGATAATTTAGAGGTCATAGCTCGACCATGTTCCGAGTTGTCCACAGGGGGGGCGAGCAAAAAACAGAGGGAAGTTTCCAGCTGCCCCTACTACAAGGAAAACTACTTGGGCGAAACGTTGCCGTACAGCTTCATTAACGATGTGGATTATGAGTGGACTTTTGCAAGGGGGGGCGACCAGGATGGTCCAGAAGATGGTCAAAAGGTTGATCATGAAGATGATCGCCACCTTATCGGCAACTACAGGGAGCACCTGCTATGCTCAAAAAACGTAAAAGTCAGCGCCGCGCCCGGTGAAGAGACCTACAACACCATAGCACTTTTAAAACAGAGGAAGTGCTCTGACGGGTACTTTACCCTGGACGTGAATTTCTCCAACGATGAGAGTAACGAAAGTGACAATGATGAGTTCgtaaaaattcttttcaaCTTTGTAAACGAGCAAAACTACAATGCGTTAGAGATGACAAATGATGGCGTCAGGATAGTGACGCACAGAAATGGCAAATCAGTGACATTGTCCGAATTGACCGATAGGgaaagaattaaaaaggtgTTGGCCCCAAATGAGTggattaatataaaaatacacttCCACAAATTAAAGGTCACAGCCGTTATAAGTAATAACGAAGAAGAATTACAACTAGACACAGATATTGCCGATGTAGATATGATCCGTTCAGGCCAAGTTGGTTTCTGGGTACAAAATTTTAGTGAGGTGAAATTTGCCTCCATCGTTCTTTCAGGTGCGATGTCAAATAATGATGGACATTTTATTCAAACCCAATCCAAGGCATGGGGAACTTGTGAAGATTCTGTACACGTATTAAATAGAAGGTCTTCATGTCAAACGGATATATACCCAAATGAGACGAAAGAGAAACATATTAattgtattaaaaatttttgtgaAGAATGTTGTTTGCATCATACACAAATGCTAGATAGTAATGAGAAAAAGCAATGCGAAAAACACTGTAAAAGAAATGACCACTTGGCAGCTAAGATGCAGACTCTgtttgaaaaatttttaaataaatgtgtttCGTTGGAGGAAAATAAGGACTACGAACAGTGTGCAGAAAACGATGCCGAATGTAGGAATAAGGTGTGCGTACTTTGCTGCAAAAGGAACGACCCGGGAAGCTCTAAGGCGCTGAAGGGGTTATCTCTGCAGAAGTCAAAGGATATACAGCAAAAGGAAGTAATCGAGTGTCAATTTCAGTGCAACCGGGCCCATGCGTGA